A window of Aequoribacter fuscus genomic DNA:
ATGTCGCTAATCTCTGATGGATTCAGCTGCTGCATGCTCGGTTCCTCAATCCTACGAATTCATTGCTTCGGCCAGTTTATTTAAACGGCCGCGCACCGACCCGTCGATCACTAGATCGCCGGCTCGAATCACCACACCGCCGATAAGAGAGCTATCGGTTCGAGTGTGAACATTTATGTCTTTCTCTAATTTGCCTTTCAGCACAGCGACCAAACTTTGAGTTTGGTCATCGCTTAAATCAAAAGCGGAAACCACTTCGACATCAACAGATGCTTCTAGATTCGCTTTTAATTGGTTGAACTGTGCTTGAATAGTAGGCAACAGCGCTAAACGACGGTTATCGGCAAGCACCTTAACAAAGTTAGCAAAACCACCATTGGTATCAACGGCTAGGACCTCGATAAGTACCGAGGACAATTGTGCTGGTGTTTTCGCGGGGTCACCAAGTAGTTGCGCTATTTTTGGCTGAGCGACAACCCCAGATGCGGTTTCAAGCTGGTTTGCCCAATCGGCTAATTGCGATTGACCTTGCGCGTAAGCAAAAGCGGCTTTCGCGTAAGGTCTTGCTAGGGTAGTCAACTCTGCCATGATTAGTGCAACTCCGCTGTGAGTTTACTAACCAAATCCGCGTGTGCTGACTGATCGATGGCTGCACCAAGAACTTTCTCTGCGCCCTGGAAGGTCAGGCTTGCCAGTTCTGCGCGAAGCTCAGCTTTTGCGCGGTTCTTTTCTTGCTCGATCTCAGCGAGTGCCGAAGCCTTTACTTTCTCGGCTTCTGCAGATGCTGCATTCTTGGCTTCTTCGATCAAAGCATTGGCGCGCTTATTGGCGGCATCGATGATACCTGCGGCTTCTGCTTTTGCTTCTTTCATTTGCTCAACAGCACGTTTTTGTGCCAACTCCAAATCGAGGCTCGCACGATCTGCAGCTGCCAGGCCATCAGCAATTTTTTCGGCACGCTCTTGCATCGCTGCAACAATTGGAGGCCAAACGTATTTCATGCAAAACGCAACAAACACGATAAAGGCGACCATTTGGCCGATCAGGGTTAGATTAATATTCACGCCTTGCTCCTCATAAATACGGAGCTCACGACGGTGAGCTCCAGCGTTTTAGCGGGGGCTAGAAATTAACCAGCAACAACGAAGATCAAGTACATCGCAATACCCACACCGATAATGGGGATCGCGTCAACAAGACCCGCGCCTAAGAAGAAGGTCACCTGTAATTTAGGTGCCAACTCTGGCTGACGTGCAGAACCTTCGAGCAACTTACCGCCCAAAATACCTACACCAATCGCGGCGCCTAAGCCACCGAGGCCCATCATAATCGCGGCTGCTACGTAAATAAGTTCCATGGTTTTCTCCTAGGGTTGTTTTAAAGTCAAACTCTTAGTGATCTTCGTGCGCCATACTTAGGTACACAATTGTGAGTACCATGAAGATGAACGCCTGAAGGGTAATTACTAGAATATGGAAAATTGCCCAACCTATTTGCAACAAACCTGCTGGTAACATCCAAGCAACGCCTGCGCTAAACAGTGCAGCAATCAAAATAAAGATCATTTCACCCGCATACATGTTACCGAAAAGCCGCAAGCCCAGCGAGAAGGGTTTTGCAAGCAAACCCACAACCTCCATGAACAAGTTTACAGGGATAAATGCGGGGTGATTGAACGGGTTTAAGGTTAATTCTTTGACAAAACCAAAGCCTTTCACTTTGATTGAGTAGTACAGCATAAGTATGAAAATACCTAAAGCCATACCCATGGTAATGTTAGGGTCGGTTGACGGTACGATCTTTTGATACTCAACGCCAGCAAGCATCATTGCGTGAGGAATTAAGTCAACAGGAATGATATCCATGAGGTTCATTAAGAACACCCAACAGAAAATGGTTAAAGCCAAAGGTGCTACCAAGGGGTTTCGACCATGGAAGGTGTCTTTAACAGTACCATCAACAAATTCTACGACCATTTCAGCGAAGTTTACAAAGCCCGAAGGAACACCAGACTGAGCTTGTTTTGCCACACGTCTGAACAACCAACAGAAAATAATTCCCAAACCAACGGACCAAGCTAATGAGTCAACGTGAATCGCATTAAAACCCATAGCAGCGATTTCTTCACCGCCGTGCGCCATCGTCCACTGGCCGCCTTCACCCACAACACTACCATCGTAACGCACTGTTCCTTCTGGCAATTTACCATAGGTTAGGTTCGTTAAATGGTGAACGATGTATTCAGAAATGGTTTGAGACTCACCTGACATATCTGATTCCCGCTGCATCAGCTTTTTTGTGTCGCCATCGCGACCCAACTATTTCCTGCTGTGATCAGTAACATTTGCATGATAAAACCAGAGAACACAGCTCCAGCTGTAACATCGGGCAAAGTAAACACCCACGCAAACCCTAACGCACACAACCCAAATTTTACCCATGCGGCCAACAATGCCGCTTGTGGTACAACCTTTCCGTGTTTTACCCGAAAAGTTTTAGCAACCGCCCACATTTGCGGTAAAGCAGCTATTAATATCCCATACACTAGCGATGCTGTCTGATTTGGCTCGAGCCAAAAAGAAGCGCCTGCTGCTGTCGCTCCAGCTACGAAAAACATGCAAAAAAAAGTTCGCCACATCAGCGAACGATACTGCATGACTTCCGAACTCTTGATGCCCATCAACAAACGGGTCCGCGTACTAGCGGGCGAATTATAGAGATTAAGCTCTTAAGGTTCAACTCAAAGGCTTGTATAAAATGGGGATTATTCACCAGACGAATTGCGTTTACTTAATATGAGCGAGTATTCCGTCTAATTCATCGAGCGAATTGTAGGCTAAAACCAACTTTCCTTTGCCTTTGCGCCCGTGTTGAATTTGGACTTTGGCACCGAGTTTAGACGCCAGCTCTAATTCTAGCGCTCTAATATTAGGGTCTTGTGAAGGCTTTTCGTTGTTTTGAGTCCCACCCTCTAAAAGCCGCGCTACGTAACCCTCTGTTTCGCGAACCGTTAAACCCTTAGCAACGACCCAACGAGCCGCCGCGGCTTGTTGATCTTGCGGCAAACCCAATAGGGTCTTGGCGTGCCCCATTTCTATATCGCCGCGCTCAAGCAAGGTTTGTGTTTCTTTAGGCAGAGACATCAACCGTAGAAAATTAGCAACTGTAGATCGTGATTTGCCCACCGCCGTGGCAACTTCTTGTTGAGTCAATTCAAATTCGGTCTGTAAACGATGTAACGCAATCGCCTCTTCCATCGCGTTGAGATCTTCTCGTTGGATGTTTTCAATAAGCGCCATCGCCAAAGCGGTTTCGTCGCTAAGTTCACGCACTAAAGCAGGAATGGTATCTAAGCCGGCCAGTTGCGTTGCGCGCCAGCGTCGTTCGCCAGCGATAATCTCGTATTTTTGTGGCGCAATTTCCCGAACAACGATTGGCTGCATCACACCCTGTGCTTTGATACTTTCGGCTAATTCTTCTAATGCCTCAGGTTCGATATCACGTCTGGGCTGATACTTTCCTCGCTGGATAAGTTCAACGGGTAATTTTTTTAAGGTGGCATAATCACCTAAGGCCTGGCCTGCTTCATGACTCTCGGAAGGTGAGACTTCGTTATTTGCCTCACGCAACAAAGCATTTAAACCTCTACCTAAACCTCTTTTTTTTGCTGACATACTGATTACCTGTTTGCTGTACTTTGGCGACGCACTAATTCCGCAGCGAGCGCTAAATAGGCTTTTGCTCCCGCGGATTGCTTATCGTAATGCATCGCGGGGAGGCCATGACTGGGTGCCTCAGCCAAACGAACATTTCTAGGCACAACGGTACGAAACACTTTAGGCCCAAAGAACTCATGTAACTGGTTCGATACATCATTGGTCAGACTGGTCCTAGGGTCGAACATCGTGCGCAAAATGCCAACAATATCCAATGTTGGATTCAAATGCTCTTTCACCCCGTCAATGGTTTCCAGTAGATCCGATAGTCCTTCTAACGCGAAATATTCACACTGCATTGCTATGATGATGCCGTTAGCGGCGACCAACCCATTGACCGTCAACATAGTCAGCGTCGGCGGACAATCGATTAAAATGTAATCGTATTGATCTTGTATTTTTTGCAGACTTTTACGCAAACGGGAGTCTCGGCCTATCTCTCCCATCAATTTTACGTCGGCCTCTGTTAAATCGCTGTTTGCAGGTAAGACATCGAACCGAGCGACCTCGGATCTTGCGATAGCTTTTGTAATCTCAACGCGATTTAACAACACATCGCAAACAGTCAGGTCAATTTCGTGTTTATTGACGCCAGATCCCATGGTGGCATTACCTTGTGGATCCAAATCGATCAATAAGACGCGGCGCTTCATAGCCGCTAAAGATGCCGCTAGATTCACGCAAGTCGTCGTTTTACCGACGCCACCTTTCTGGTTTGCAATAGCGATAATCTGTGGCACTTAGTTAACCTTTTGTGTCGACGGCGCAGTAGCAGTAATCAAGTGCCGTTCTTCAGATAGATAGGGCACCGATAATGGAATCACGCTATTAATATCGCACAGCGAGGAAGCTTCGGCTAGTTCTGACTCGGGATACCGCCCTTTCATGGCATAAATCTGACCGCCGGGTACTAATCGAGGTAGTGCCAAAGTAACAAAATCACTAAACGAGGAAAAAGCGCGCGAAATGACGATATCAAAGGTCGTACTCAGATCGGCTGTGTCAGCTCGGGCATGAAGCACATGAAAATTCGTCAAATTTAATTCGTAACCAACCTGCTGCATAAAACGTGTTTTTTTTATATTGCTATCCAAGCCGCTGACCCGCATACCAGGATACACTATGGCAAGAACCACGCTGGGTAAGCCGGCGCCAGCACCAATATCAAGCAAACTGGTCGCTGCCCCACAAAAGGGGGCTACACTTAAAGAATCTAGAATGTGCTTTACCAGCATTTCATCTATGTCGCGTATAGCGGTTAAATTGTACGCTTTATTCCATTTTTGAAGTAACGACAAATAAGTCAGTAGTTGTCCTTGCTGCTGCGCGCTCAAAGCCAGCTGCAATTGATCTAACCCTTGTTGCAGTCGCAGCGCGAGCTCCGATTCACTAGGCACTTTGTTTGACTTCTTTATCGGATCGATGCTTTTTTAGGTAAATGGCCAGCAGGGATAACGCAGCGGGTGTCATACCGGCAATACGACCCGCTTGATCCAGGGTTAATGGGTTAACATCTTCCAATTTAGATCGCAATTCGTTAGACAAACCAGAGACCGACTGATAATCAAAATCGCTTGGAATTTGAGTCTCTGCTTGACCCGCCATGCGCTGAATTTCTTGTTCTTGCCGCGCGATATAGCCGGCATATTTCGATTCTATCTCGACTTGTTGAGCCACGTCTAAACGTTCGCAGGCAGCGCCTTTCAAATCGGCAATATCGTGGTAGTGTAATTCTGGTCGCTTAAGCAAATCCAACAGCGAGTACTCGCGCGTCAAAGGTTTACCGCTAATTTGCTCAACTTTTTCAGCTTGTGGTGTTTTTGCTTGGATGTATGTGCTGGCTAATCGCTCATGTTCAGCGGCTAGCTGCTCCATTTTGGTCGAGTAATCTTGCCAACGTAAATCGTTAACAAGCCCCAATTGTCGACCTATTGCCGTTAATCGTTGATCCGCATTGTCTTCACGCAACATCAATCGATATTCCGCCCGTGAAGTAAACATTCGATAAGGCTCAGCAGTGCCGTGAGTCACTAAATCGTCAATCATCACCCCAATGTAGGCTTCTTTCCTGGTCGGATACCACGCAGGTTTACCTTTAACACGTAAGCCCGCGTTCAAACCGGCAATCAACCCTTGTGCGCCGGCTTCCTCATACCCCGTTGTGCCATTGATTTGTCCTGCAAAAAATAGACCGTCAATAGCTTTCGTTTCTAAGGTGTGCTTCAAGCCTCGAGGGTCAAAAAAATCATACTCAATGGCATAGCCTGGGCGCACAATATGGGCGTTTTCGAAGCCTTTTATGCTTCGAACTACGGCATACTGCACATCAAAAGGTAAGCTTGTTGAAATCCCATTGGGATATAACTCATTGGTGGTTAACCCCTCTGGCTCTACAAAAACTTGATGAGAATCTTTGTCGGCAAAACGGTGAATTTTGTCTTCAATGCTAGGGCAATATCGCGGTCCCGTGCCTTCAATGACACCTGAAAATAAAGGCGACCGATCAAGATTTTGCGAGATAATTTCGTGGGTTTGCGCATTGGTATGCGTTATCCAACAGCACATTTGCTTGGGATGTGTTGCAGCTGAGCCCATCAAAGACATTACCGGCTCGGGGGTATCACCCCACTGTTCTTGCATAACAGAAAAATCAACGGTTCTGGCGTCTATTCTTGGGGGAGTTCCAGTCTTTAAGCGATCAACACGTAAATTGAGATCTCGTAAGCGGGCAGCTAAAGTCATCGCTGCAGGATCACCAGCGCGTCCACCTTGGCTTTGCTCTAAACCAATGTGGATTTTACCGGCTAAAAAAGTACCGGCGGTAAGTACAACGGCGGGCGCTTTAAAGCGCAGCCCCATTTGAGTGATGACACCTTCTACGCGATCGCCCTTGATAATGAGATCGTCGACCGCTTGCTGAAAAATCCAAAGGTTCGATTGCTGCTCTAAACGTTTACGAATTGCTGCTTTGTACAATACCCGGTCGGCTTGTGCACGAGTCGCTCTCACCGCTGGCCCTTTGCGAGAATTGAGTACTCGAAATTGTATTCCCGCCTCGTCAGTCGCTTCAGCCATAGCGCCACCCAAGGCGTCGATTTCCCGCACCAGGTGGCTTTTTCCGATGCCACCTATCGCAGGGTTACACGACATTTGACCCAAAGTATCTACGCTGTGAGTAATCAATAAGGTAGCGCAGCCCATCCTGGCTGAAGCTAAAGCGGCTTCTGTGCCGGCGTGACCGCCACCAATAACGATAACGTCAAAGGTCTGTGGATAGTCCACTGCATAACCCTCTTACTTTGAAAAAGGGGGGCATTATACGAGTAAATTTTCGTTCAAGCCAAAGCTTGTTCTTGGTGTTTTTGAATAAGACACTTTATATAAAACGATGTAAATAAATAGATATATATTAGGTATGTAGTTCTTATTCTAGTAATTATTAGAGCGCCTACTTTCTGTGTAAAACGATAAAATTTTGTTAAAAATTAACTAGTTAAGACGATAAAAAAGGTTGTAAAAAGTGGCCTAAGCTAGGTGGAAATACGACGTAAAATCTGTGTATAACTCGTGGTCAATTAGGCGTTGTTTTTAGTACAGTTTTCCCTAAGGTGTTTTACATCGTTTGTTCACAGGTATTGGCGCGCAGCAACATGGTTGTGGATTCGCTGTGAGTTATTGTGGATAACTCTATTTGCCGATACAAAAACTGCTGAAAATTTCGCCTAATAAGTCGTCGTTTGTAAACTCACCCGTTATGGAATTAATAGCTTGCTGAGCAAGTCGAAGATCCTCTGCTAGTAATTCTGAAGCGGCGTGCTCTTGAAGCTGAACAAAGCCATTTTTAAGAGCCGAGAGAGTTGATTGAAGCGCAGATATGTGACGTTGCCGTGCGGAAAAAAGATGCTCTGATTCAGGGTGGAGGCCAACAGCATCGATAATGGCTTGCTTTAATCCCTCGATATTAAGCCCCATTTTTGCGGCGATACTGACATTCGTGGTGGCTTCTTGTATCTGAGGTATTGGACCGTCGAGTAAATCAATCTTATTACTGACACCAATGAATGGGTGCGCTAAGCAAGCCTCAGCTAGGTTTGACGGGAGTAATGTAAATAAACTTACAGATTGTTCGGATGTTGCGCTCGCGTCCATTAAAAATAGAACCAACTGGGCGCGTTCTAAGGTATTAACGGCGCGTTGAATGCCTGCTTGTTCGATAACATCGTCTGTTAGTCTAAGACCTGCAGTATCGATAAAGGTAACAGGGACGCCTTTAATATTCACAACCGTTTCCAGGGTATCTCGGGTTGTGCCTGGAATGTCGGTCACGATTGCTTTATCGAGTCCGCAGAGTTGATTAAGTAAAGACGACTTTCCTGCATTTGGAGCACCCACCAATGCAAC
This region includes:
- a CDS encoding F0F1 ATP synthase subunit delta, which produces MAELTTLARPYAKAAFAYAQGQSQLADWANQLETASGVVAQPKIAQLLGDPAKTPAQLSSVLIEVLAVDTNGGFANFVKVLADNRRLALLPTIQAQFNQLKANLEASVDVEVVSAFDLSDDQTQSLVAVLKGKLEKDINVHTRTDSSLIGGVVIRAGDLVIDGSVRGRLNKLAEAMNS
- a CDS encoding F0F1 ATP synthase subunit B, translated to MNINLTLIGQMVAFIVFVAFCMKYVWPPIVAAMQERAEKIADGLAAADRASLDLELAQKRAVEQMKEAKAEAAGIIDAANKRANALIEEAKNAASAEAEKVKASALAEIEQEKNRAKAELRAELASLTFQGAEKVLGAAIDQSAHADLVSKLTAELH
- the atpE gene encoding F0F1 ATP synthase subunit C, whose protein sequence is MELIYVAAAIMMGLGGLGAAIGVGILGGKLLEGSARQPELAPKLQVTFFLGAGLVDAIPIIGVGIAMYLIFVVAG
- the atpB gene encoding F0F1 ATP synthase subunit A — encoded protein: MSGESQTISEYIVHHLTNLTYGKLPEGTVRYDGSVVGEGGQWTMAHGGEEIAAMGFNAIHVDSLAWSVGLGIIFCWLFRRVAKQAQSGVPSGFVNFAEMVVEFVDGTVKDTFHGRNPLVAPLALTIFCWVFLMNLMDIIPVDLIPHAMMLAGVEYQKIVPSTDPNITMGMALGIFILMLYYSIKVKGFGFVKELTLNPFNHPAFIPVNLFMEVVGLLAKPFSLGLRLFGNMYAGEMIFILIAALFSAGVAWMLPAGLLQIGWAIFHILVITLQAFIFMVLTIVYLSMAHEDH
- a CDS encoding ATP synthase subunit I gives rise to the protein MQYRSLMWRTFFCMFFVAGATAAGASFWLEPNQTASLVYGILIAALPQMWAVAKTFRVKHGKVVPQAALLAAWVKFGLCALGFAWVFTLPDVTAGAVFSGFIMQMLLITAGNSWVAMATQKS
- a CDS encoding ParB/RepB/Spo0J family partition protein translates to MSAKKRGLGRGLNALLREANNEVSPSESHEAGQALGDYATLKKLPVELIQRGKYQPRRDIEPEALEELAESIKAQGVMQPIVVREIAPQKYEIIAGERRWRATQLAGLDTIPALVRELSDETALAMALIENIQREDLNAMEEAIALHRLQTEFELTQQEVATAVGKSRSTVANFLRLMSLPKETQTLLERGDIEMGHAKTLLGLPQDQQAAAARWVVAKGLTVRETEGYVARLLEGGTQNNEKPSQDPNIRALELELASKLGAKVQIQHGRKGKGKLVLAYNSLDELDGILAHIK
- a CDS encoding ParA family protein translates to MPQIIAIANQKGGVGKTTTCVNLAASLAAMKRRVLLIDLDPQGNATMGSGVNKHEIDLTVCDVLLNRVEITKAIARSEVARFDVLPANSDLTEADVKLMGEIGRDSRLRKSLQKIQDQYDYILIDCPPTLTMLTVNGLVAANGIIIAMQCEYFALEGLSDLLETIDGVKEHLNPTLDIVGILRTMFDPRTSLTNDVSNQLHEFFGPKVFRTVVPRNVRLAEAPSHGLPAMHYDKQSAGAKAYLALAAELVRRQSTANR
- the rsmG gene encoding 16S rRNA (guanine(527)-N(7))-methyltransferase RsmG, which gives rise to MPSESELALRLQQGLDQLQLALSAQQQGQLLTYLSLLQKWNKAYNLTAIRDIDEMLVKHILDSLSVAPFCGAATSLLDIGAGAGLPSVVLAIVYPGMRVSGLDSNIKKTRFMQQVGYELNLTNFHVLHARADTADLSTTFDIVISRAFSSFSDFVTLALPRLVPGGQIYAMKGRYPESELAEASSLCDINSVIPLSVPYLSEERHLITATAPSTQKVN
- the mnmG gene encoding tRNA uridine-5-carboxymethylaminomethyl(34) synthesis enzyme MnmG, translated to MDYPQTFDVIVIGGGHAGTEAALASARMGCATLLITHSVDTLGQMSCNPAIGGIGKSHLVREIDALGGAMAEATDEAGIQFRVLNSRKGPAVRATRAQADRVLYKAAIRKRLEQQSNLWIFQQAVDDLIIKGDRVEGVITQMGLRFKAPAVVLTAGTFLAGKIHIGLEQSQGGRAGDPAAMTLAARLRDLNLRVDRLKTGTPPRIDARTVDFSVMQEQWGDTPEPVMSLMGSAATHPKQMCCWITHTNAQTHEIISQNLDRSPLFSGVIEGTGPRYCPSIEDKIHRFADKDSHQVFVEPEGLTTNELYPNGISTSLPFDVQYAVVRSIKGFENAHIVRPGYAIEYDFFDPRGLKHTLETKAIDGLFFAGQINGTTGYEEAGAQGLIAGLNAGLRVKGKPAWYPTRKEAYIGVMIDDLVTHGTAEPYRMFTSRAEYRLMLREDNADQRLTAIGRQLGLVNDLRWQDYSTKMEQLAAEHERLASTYIQAKTPQAEKVEQISGKPLTREYSLLDLLKRPELHYHDIADLKGAACERLDVAQQVEIESKYAGYIARQEQEIQRMAGQAETQIPSDFDYQSVSGLSNELRSKLEDVNPLTLDQAGRIAGMTPAALSLLAIYLKKHRSDKEVKQSA
- the mnmE gene encoding tRNA uridine-5-carboxymethylaminomethyl(34) synthesis GTPase MnmE; this encodes MHVGPASDTDTICAIATPPGRGGVGVIRISGPRALAIAKQLSSITNIAPRTAHFSSFKTPDGELVDTGLLLFFATPRSFTGEDVVELQTHGSPIVLNRLLAEICGLGGRLAEPGEFSKRAFLNNKLDLVQAEAISDLINANTETAAKNAQNSLQGAFSSHVNGLLAKIIGLRVLVEAAIDFPEEEVDFISELDVQTQLNTIITETELTLNQANQGQIIQEGLTVALVGAPNAGKSSLLNQLCGLDKAIVTDIPGTTRDTLETVVNIKGVPVTFIDTAGLRLTDDVIEQAGIQRAVNTLERAQLVLFLMDASATSEQSVSLFTLLPSNLAEACLAHPFIGVSNKIDLLDGPIPQIQEATTNVSIAAKMGLNIEGLKQAIIDAVGLHPESEHLFSARQRHISALQSTLSALKNGFVQLQEHAASELLAEDLRLAQQAINSITGEFTNDDLLGEIFSSFCIGK